In a genomic window of Chryseobacterium sp. G0162:
- a CDS encoding DUF5690 family protein, which produces MARTINTKTLVTLKAAFAAFGVYFCMYGFRKPFTVASFEGLSYFGVDYKILIIIAQAVGYFISKFIGIKFISELKPTKRLTYLFSFIAIAELSLLGFAVVPAPYNILFMFLNGIPLGMIWGIVFSYIEGRKTTEIIGLFLCSSFVVSSGFTKSVGKFLMDTFSVSEFWMPFSAGLIFIIPLFLFGILLERIPKPSEEDIMLKSKRQPLNGTERKALIQQFFIPIVCIIFLYICLTVLRDFRDNFNREIWDGLHFSFDSSIFTLTEIPIAIMVLLIMSFMVKVKNNKKAFAYYHYILFAGILTVGLSTYLFQQNILSPFLWMTVSGFGMYICYIPFNGIYFDRMIAAFDIKGNVGFLIYIVDSFGYLGSVLILLYKNFGSSQTSWLSFYISLNYIITISVLILSIIAFLAFRKKAKPNSNSNQYINFDTSKIL; this is translated from the coding sequence ATGGCCAGAACGATCAATACAAAAACATTAGTAACACTGAAGGCTGCCTTTGCTGCCTTTGGTGTCTACTTCTGCATGTACGGTTTCAGAAAACCTTTTACCGTAGCTTCTTTTGAAGGGCTCTCCTATTTTGGAGTGGATTATAAGATCCTGATTATCATCGCACAGGCTGTAGGATATTTTATTTCCAAGTTTATTGGAATTAAATTTATATCCGAATTAAAACCAACGAAAAGACTGACTTATCTATTTTCTTTTATTGCCATCGCAGAGCTTTCCTTATTAGGATTTGCGGTAGTTCCTGCTCCTTACAACATTCTTTTTATGTTTCTGAACGGGATTCCGTTGGGAATGATCTGGGGGATTGTCTTTTCATATATTGAAGGCCGTAAAACAACAGAAATTATCGGACTTTTCCTTTGCTCAAGCTTTGTGGTTTCTTCAGGATTCACCAAGTCTGTAGGAAAGTTTTTGATGGATACCTTTTCTGTTTCGGAATTCTGGATGCCTTTCTCAGCAGGATTGATTTTTATTATTCCATTATTTCTTTTTGGAATCCTTTTAGAAAGAATCCCCAAGCCCAGTGAGGAAGATATTATGCTTAAAAGCAAAAGACAGCCTTTGAACGGAACGGAAAGAAAAGCGCTTATTCAGCAATTCTTCATTCCTATTGTCTGTATTATTTTTCTTTACATCTGTCTTACTGTTTTAAGAGATTTCAGAGATAATTTCAACCGTGAGATCTGGGATGGACTTCATTTTAGCTTTGACAGTTCTATTTTTACCCTTACAGAAATCCCGATTGCCATCATGGTTCTTCTCATCATGAGTTTCATGGTGAAAGTAAAAAATAACAAAAAGGCTTTTGCTTACTATCATTACATTCTTTTTGCAGGAATTCTGACAGTAGGGCTTTCCACTTATTTATTCCAACAGAATATATTATCTCCATTTTTATGGATGACCGTTTCCGGCTTTGGAATGTATATCTGTTATATTCCTTTTAACGGAATTTACTTTGACAGAATGATTGCAGCCTTTGATATTAAAGGAAATGTAGGCTTTCTGATCTATATTGTAGATTCTTTTGGATACCTGGGGAGCGTTTTGATCCTTCTTTATAAGAATTTTGGATCGTCCCAGACTTCCTGGCTTAGCTTTTATATCAGTTTAAATTATATTATTACTATCAGTGTTTTAATTCTTTCAATCATTGCCTTTCTGGCATTTAGAAAAAAAGCAAAACCTAATTCAAATTCTAATCAATACATCAATTTCGATACTTCGAAAATCTTATAA
- a CDS encoding PLP-dependent aminotransferase family protein, giving the protein MLKDVLYLKIANSVTEQIKSETLQFGDRLPSLRSAQKLYNVSLNTVKQAYMELESRSLVESRPKYGYYVSQTSQRKLALPSITQMKVSEGKNTPQDLIDKVFGTIGGTDVTQFALGIPGKSLLPVAKMKKCMIDVIKRKGDSGTNYEPVQGSELLRREIAKWSIVMEGRITEDDLVITSGAMNAVYNCLMAVTQPGDSVAVESPVYFGILQAIQLLGLRAVEIPTHPITGVDLDALKKVLPNLSACCFVVNYNNPLGFQMPDENKKELVKMLTEYNVPLVEDDVYGNIYFGAGRPKPCKFYDEAGIVMWTGSVSKTLAPGFRVGWVAPGKFKEKIIRQKLVQTVSGPSLFSDVIADFLAHGRYDHHLRMFRKKLYANYLQIQKSVTQYFPDNTKISEPKGGFMLWLELDKRICTEDLYDEAVSQKVNFAPGRMFSQYNQYQNCMRLNYALEWTDRVESDLEKLGKMIKNRI; this is encoded by the coding sequence ATGTTGAAAGATGTTTTATACCTCAAAATAGCGAATTCTGTCACGGAGCAGATCAAAAGTGAGACCCTGCAATTTGGAGACAGGCTACCCTCGTTGAGGAGCGCCCAAAAACTTTACAATGTCAGCCTGAATACAGTAAAACAGGCTTATATGGAGCTGGAAAGCCGTTCTTTGGTTGAGTCCCGTCCTAAATACGGATATTATGTAAGCCAAACTTCGCAACGAAAGTTGGCATTGCCTTCTATCACCCAAATGAAAGTGTCAGAAGGGAAAAATACACCACAAGATCTTATTGATAAAGTGTTTGGAACGATTGGAGGAACAGACGTTACGCAGTTTGCATTGGGTATTCCCGGGAAAAGCCTTCTTCCGGTAGCCAAGATGAAAAAATGTATGATTGATGTGATAAAGCGGAAAGGGGATAGTGGAACCAACTATGAACCGGTACAGGGAAGCGAATTGCTTCGCCGTGAAATTGCCAAATGGTCTATCGTAATGGAAGGGAGAATTACAGAAGATGATCTGGTGATTACCTCAGGAGCGATGAATGCTGTATACAATTGTTTAATGGCAGTAACACAGCCGGGAGATTCAGTAGCGGTGGAAAGTCCTGTTTATTTCGGAATCCTTCAGGCTATTCAGCTATTAGGGCTGAGAGCTGTAGAAATTCCTACCCATCCCATCACAGGAGTAGATTTGGATGCCTTAAAAAAAGTGCTTCCCAATCTTTCAGCCTGTTGTTTTGTGGTGAATTATAATAATCCGCTGGGGTTTCAGATGCCGGATGAGAACAAGAAAGAACTGGTAAAAATGCTTACTGAGTATAATGTTCCTCTGGTGGAAGATGATGTTTATGGAAATATTTACTTCGGGGCTGGAAGACCTAAACCCTGTAAGTTTTATGATGAGGCGGGAATTGTAATGTGGACGGGGTCGGTCTCTAAAACACTGGCTCCTGGATTCAGGGTAGGATGGGTAGCTCCCGGAAAATTTAAAGAAAAGATCATCCGTCAGAAATTGGTTCAAACGGTAAGTGGCCCTTCCTTATTTTCGGATGTGATTGCCGACTTCCTTGCTCATGGGCGTTACGATCATCATTTAAGGATGTTCAGGAAAAAGCTGTATGCTAATTATCTCCAGATTCAGAAGTCGGTAACACAGTATTTTCCGGATAATACCAAGATCTCAGAACCAAAAGGAGGGTTTATGTTGTGGCTGGAACTGGATAAAAGAATTTGTACCGAAGATTTATATGATGAAGCAGTCAGCCAGAAAGTAAACTTTGCCCCGGGAAGAATGTTTTCACAATACAATCAGTACCAAAACTGTATGCGATTAAATTATGCCCTCGAATGGACAGACCGTGTAGAAAGCGATCTCGAAAAACTGGGAAAAATGATAAAAAACAGAATATAA
- a CDS encoding TIGR03364 family FAD-dependent oxidoreductase → MTTKFDLLVVGGGILGTFHAYHALKKNLKVALLERNSVPQGATVRNFGQVVPSGMDLKWQNFGRESLAIYNELHNQADLTIRQNGSVYIASNDEELQLIEELYEINRNNDYESVLFSKSDCIKKFDGLRSDYCKGGLFFPQELSVDSADMIVKLHKLLQEKMGLQIIYNTTVVETHEDDQKCTAITADGEEYMASKIIICGGHEFKTLYPNVFNESDLEVSKLQMLQTKPQGIYSLQGNILTGLSIRRYESFSECPSFQKIKSLEDPNSFEKKYGVHILFKQALDGSIILGDSHEYASAKNADDLGFDLNMEIDEFMILEAKKIIDLPTYEIQRRWFGVYSQCKTKDIFEHSPSPNIHIVTGIGGKGMTGSGGFSKFNIEKIYA, encoded by the coding sequence ATGACAACAAAATTTGATTTACTCGTTGTGGGAGGTGGGATTTTAGGAACATTCCATGCTTATCATGCCCTGAAGAAAAATCTTAAAGTAGCTTTACTGGAAAGAAATTCTGTTCCTCAGGGTGCCACGGTAAGAAATTTCGGACAGGTAGTTCCTTCCGGAATGGATCTTAAATGGCAAAACTTCGGAAGAGAAAGTCTCGCAATATATAATGAACTTCATAATCAGGCTGATCTTACGATCAGGCAAAACGGCTCTGTTTATATCGCATCCAATGATGAGGAACTTCAGCTTATTGAAGAACTGTACGAGATCAACAGAAATAATGATTATGAATCAGTTTTATTCTCCAAAAGTGACTGCATCAAGAAGTTTGACGGCCTTCGTTCCGATTACTGTAAAGGTGGATTATTCTTCCCTCAGGAGCTTTCTGTGGATTCAGCAGATATGATTGTAAAACTTCACAAGCTTTTACAGGAAAAAATGGGTTTACAGATCATTTACAATACTACGGTTGTTGAAACGCATGAAGACGATCAGAAATGTACCGCTATTACTGCGGATGGAGAAGAATATATGGCTTCGAAGATCATTATTTGTGGTGGACATGAGTTCAAAACATTATATCCTAACGTATTCAATGAAAGTGATTTGGAAGTAAGCAAGCTTCAGATGCTTCAAACTAAGCCTCAGGGAATTTATTCTCTTCAGGGAAACATTCTGACAGGGCTTTCTATCAGAAGATATGAGTCTTTTAGTGAATGTCCTTCTTTTCAGAAAATCAAATCGTTAGAAGATCCGAATTCATTTGAAAAGAAATATGGAGTTCACATCCTGTTCAAGCAGGCATTAGACGGTTCTATCATTCTTGGAGATTCCCACGAATACGCTAGTGCTAAAAATGCAGACGATCTTGGCTTTGACCTTAATATGGAAATTGATGAATTTATGATTCTTGAAGCTAAGAAAATCATTGATCTTCCCACTTATGAAATCCAGAGAAGATGGTTTGGAGTATATTCTCAATGCAAAACAAAGGATATTTTTGAACACAGTCCCTCTCCGAACATTCATATTGTAACGGGTATCGGTGGAAAAGGAATGACAGGAAGCGGAGGCTTCTCTAAGTTTAACATAGAAAAAATTTACGCATAA
- a CDS encoding HAD-IA family hydrolase — MKNIELLVLDMAGTTVNEDNVVYKTLTKAVNEHGYEVKLEQVLITCAGMEKLEAITSLLKEINGNEEDAAAIFENFSGKLKDAYQNLEVKPINGTEDFLLKMKAKHKKVVLNTGYTYEIAQQLLDKLQWKENIHFDALITADDVSESRPSPEMINLAMKKFNILEPEKVLKAGDSVIDIEEGKNAGCGLTVAVLSGAQNRAALEKAEPDYIFNTISEAEGIL; from the coding sequence ATGAAAAATATAGAATTATTGGTTCTGGATATGGCCGGAACTACAGTGAATGAAGATAATGTAGTGTATAAAACGCTAACTAAAGCTGTTAATGAACATGGTTATGAAGTTAAGTTGGAACAGGTACTTATCACCTGTGCCGGAATGGAAAAACTGGAAGCTATTACAAGCTTATTAAAAGAAATCAATGGAAATGAAGAAGATGCTGCTGCTATTTTTGAAAACTTCTCTGGAAAACTAAAGGATGCTTATCAGAATCTTGAGGTAAAACCTATCAACGGAACGGAAGATTTTCTCCTTAAAATGAAAGCTAAGCATAAAAAAGTGGTTCTGAATACCGGTTATACCTATGAAATCGCTCAACAGCTTTTGGATAAACTGCAGTGGAAAGAAAATATACACTTTGACGCCTTAATCACCGCTGATGATGTTTCAGAAAGCAGGCCGAGTCCGGAAATGATCAATCTGGCTATGAAAAAATTTAATATCCTGGAACCTGAAAAGGTTTTAAAAGCCGGAGATTCCGTGATCGATATTGAAGAGGGCAAAAATGCCGGTTGTGGACTCACTGTCGCAGTGCTTTCCGGAGCTCAAAACAGAGCAGCGCTGGAAAAGGCTGAACCTGATTATATTTTCAATACGATTTCCGAAGCTGAGGGAATTCTTTAG
- a CDS encoding DUF389 domain-containing protein, with protein MMGKFLRFINLHFGEEDKGKVLENITDNISFRGSNLWILACAIVIASVGLNVNSTAVIIGAMLISPLMGPIVGAGFALGTYNFHLLKRSAKNLLIATIVSLLVSFIYFSLSPFKETQSELLARTSPNIYDVLIAFFGGLVGVIAITRVKQGNPIPGVAIATALMPPLCTAGYGLAIGNWSYFAGAFYLYTINCFFICIATFLIIKYLRYEPIELVDRKYERQIRYGITALIIIMIVPSSYLAYNLLNQKKFTQNIDQFINSEFTQKGYTLIYKKLNYNSSPKTVELAFLSKKFNKSELDTINKKIKDLGIANTKLVIKQDATDIKSEILNEIGQRNNVLSEKDLVINQLRQQLDKYTVKDSSLIKEIHILFPDFNHISIGKVTNFPNTDSANVSTVILYRSEKEEKEQEEKMKQWLSEKLSDKNAKVIRQ; from the coding sequence ATGATGGGAAAATTTTTGAGATTTATTAATCTTCATTTCGGAGAAGAAGATAAAGGGAAAGTTCTGGAGAACATCACCGATAATATTTCGTTCCGGGGTTCGAATCTATGGATTTTAGCCTGTGCGATTGTTATTGCGTCCGTGGGACTCAATGTAAACTCTACGGCAGTCATCATTGGAGCAATGCTTATATCTCCTCTTATGGGACCTATAGTAGGAGCGGGTTTTGCCTTAGGTACCTATAATTTTCACTTACTTAAAAGATCAGCTAAGAATCTTCTTATTGCAACTATAGTCAGTTTATTGGTATCTTTTATCTATTTCTCCTTAAGTCCTTTTAAAGAAACTCAATCTGAGCTATTAGCCCGTACATCTCCGAATATTTATGATGTCCTTATTGCTTTTTTTGGTGGTCTTGTAGGGGTTATAGCCATCACCCGTGTGAAACAAGGTAATCCAATACCGGGAGTTGCTATTGCTACGGCATTAATGCCTCCTCTCTGTACGGCAGGATACGGACTTGCTATAGGAAACTGGAGCTATTTTGCAGGAGCATTTTATCTTTATACCATCAACTGCTTTTTCATTTGTATCGCAACGTTTCTTATTATCAAATATCTGAGGTATGAGCCTATTGAACTGGTAGACAGAAAGTATGAAAGACAGATACGATATGGCATAACGGCATTGATCATTATTATGATTGTGCCAAGTTCTTATCTGGCTTATAATCTTTTGAATCAGAAGAAGTTTACTCAAAATATTGATCAGTTCATCAATAGTGAATTTACTCAGAAAGGGTATACTCTCATTTATAAAAAATTAAACTATAATTCTTCTCCAAAAACAGTGGAATTGGCTTTTTTATCTAAAAAATTTAATAAAAGTGAATTAGATACCATTAATAAAAAAATTAAAGATCTCGGAATTGCCAATACAAAATTGGTTATTAAACAGGATGCTACCGATATTAAATCCGAAATACTTAACGAAATTGGACAACGGAATAATGTATTGTCTGAAAAAGACCTTGTCATCAACCAATTAAGACAACAATTGGATAAATACACGGTAAAAGACTCAAGCCTTATTAAGGAAATACATATTCTATTCCCGGATTTTAACCATATTTCTATTGGTAAAGTAACCAATTTCCCCAATACAGACAGTGCCAATGTAAGCACCGTAATCCTTTATCGGTCTGAAAAAGAAGAAAAGGAGCAAGAAGAAAAAATGAAACAATGGCTCTCGGAAAAGTTATCCGATAAAAACGCCAAAGTTATTCGTCAATAA
- a CDS encoding alkaline phosphatase family protein, whose translation MAVLISCVLGAQTKKVLFIGIDGCRADVMMSTNTPNIQNLISQSIYSLDGLCAATTWSGNGWSTMLTGVWHTKHNVQDNNFTNPNYVNYPDFLTRAENYNPNLRTISLANWAPINDKIVKNADIKSNLGSDLAVKNAAVNALQNDNPDILFVDFDDVDHAGHSYGFSSAVPQYVSSIQTTDAYIGEIVNAMKNRSTYNNEDWMVVLTTDHGATDTSHGGGNLSERDIFTIYSNPGFTPQQISKTILESNKTFNQLTLPAGAYAKPTNQTPFNFGANQDFTIEFWVKPNAAYSSDPVFIGNKNWANGKNKGIIFSGYSGQTFKMNIADGTNRIDLIGGKLETNKWKHIAASFDRDGLVTLYEDGVPVTFAKMSTIGNIDSVLPLTLNQDGTNTYGVTLAASYKDVRIWKSALPNDVIANWANQDITTSHPYYSQLLANWTCNETSGNSLTDSSSNANPMTITGSPTYALNTSNSFKIYDYTSTTRETDHFPTVLNWLCIPVLSSWGIDGVNRIPECSKGTLATQEVKETTDHFIIYPNPASTYVSIRYQSGDKEIKAEIIDTKGSLITTKSLKSSHGNYDEKINIEGLPSGMYFIKLKGSKKSLTKAFIKK comes from the coding sequence ATGGCAGTTTTAATAAGCTGTGTCCTTGGTGCCCAAACCAAAAAAGTTCTTTTTATTGGTATTGACGGTTGTCGTGCAGATGTCATGATGTCTACCAACACACCTAACATCCAAAACCTCATCAGCCAGTCTATTTATTCTCTTGATGGATTATGTGCTGCCACAACCTGGAGTGGAAATGGCTGGAGTACCATGCTTACCGGTGTATGGCATACTAAACATAATGTACAGGACAATAATTTTACCAACCCAAATTATGTGAATTATCCTGATTTTCTAACCAGAGCAGAAAATTATAATCCTAATCTTAGAACGATTTCCCTTGCCAATTGGGCTCCAATCAACGACAAAATTGTAAAGAATGCAGATATAAAATCTAACTTAGGAAGCGACCTTGCCGTAAAAAATGCGGCCGTAAATGCTTTACAGAATGATAATCCTGATATCCTTTTCGTAGATTTTGATGATGTAGATCATGCTGGTCATTCGTATGGGTTTTCTTCTGCTGTTCCCCAGTATGTTTCTTCTATTCAGACTACGGATGCTTACATTGGAGAGATTGTGAATGCTATGAAAAACAGATCCACCTACAATAATGAGGATTGGATGGTTGTTTTAACGACAGATCATGGCGCAACAGATACTTCCCACGGTGGCGGAAATCTTTCTGAACGGGATATTTTCACGATTTATTCTAATCCCGGTTTTACCCCTCAACAGATCAGTAAAACTATTCTGGAATCCAATAAGACTTTTAATCAGCTTACTCTTCCTGCAGGAGCTTATGCAAAGCCCACCAACCAAACTCCATTTAATTTTGGAGCCAATCAGGATTTCACTATTGAATTTTGGGTAAAGCCCAACGCAGCCTATTCCAGTGATCCTGTATTTATTGGAAATAAAAACTGGGCCAATGGAAAGAACAAAGGGATTATCTTCTCCGGCTACTCCGGACAAACTTTTAAAATGAATATTGCAGATGGTACTAACCGAATTGACCTTATTGGTGGAAAATTGGAAACTAATAAATGGAAACATATTGCAGCGAGCTTTGACAGAGATGGTCTTGTTACCTTATATGAGGACGGTGTTCCCGTAACTTTTGCTAAAATGAGTACTATAGGAAATATAGATTCTGTACTTCCATTAACATTAAATCAGGATGGAACCAATACTTACGGAGTGACTCTTGCCGCTTCTTACAAAGACGTAAGAATATGGAAATCTGCCCTTCCTAATGATGTGATTGCGAACTGGGCTAACCAGGATATTACAACATCTCATCCTTATTATTCTCAGTTATTGGCAAATTGGACATGTAATGAAACTTCAGGAAACTCCTTGACTGATTCCAGCTCTAATGCCAATCCTATGACGATCACAGGATCTCCAACTTATGCTCTTAATACCTCAAATAGTTTTAAAATCTATGATTACACCTCAACAACGAGAGAAACAGATCATTTCCCAACGGTATTGAACTGGTTGTGTATTCCGGTCCTGTCTTCATGGGGAATTGATGGTGTAAACAGAATCCCTGAATGTTCAAAAGGAACTTTGGCAACTCAGGAAGTAAAAGAAACAACAGATCATTTTATTATATATCCCAATCCTGCATCTACTTATGTAAGCATCCGATATCAATCTGGAGATAAGGAAATTAAAGCAGAAATTATAGATACTAAAGGGTCACTTATTACCACAAAAAGCCTAAAGTCTTCCCACGGAAATTATGATGAGAAAATCAATATTGAAGGGCTTCCTTCAGGAATGTATTTTATTAAACTTAAAGGAAGTAAAAAATCTCTGACCAAAGCTTTTATCAAGAAATAA
- a CDS encoding GNAT family N-acetyltransferase, whose translation MNDINNEVKIIGYEPQYKEAFKTLNEEWIKTFFVMESSDFKLLDNPEEHIIDKGGYIAFALLDGEAVGTCALVRAQEEPLAFELSKMAVSPKAQGKKIGYLLGNALVEKAKALKAEKVFLETNSILVPAIKLYEKLGFKHTEITNPGYDRVDVQMELDLKS comes from the coding sequence ATGAATGATATTAATAATGAAGTAAAAATTATAGGCTATGAACCTCAGTATAAGGAAGCCTTTAAAACTTTAAACGAAGAATGGATCAAAACATTCTTTGTTATGGAATCCAGTGATTTTAAATTGCTTGATAATCCTGAAGAGCATATTATTGACAAAGGCGGATATATTGCTTTTGCTTTGCTGGATGGTGAAGCTGTAGGTACCTGCGCCTTGGTAAGAGCTCAGGAAGAACCTCTTGCTTTTGAATTGTCAAAAATGGCGGTAAGCCCTAAAGCACAGGGAAAGAAAATCGGTTATCTGTTGGGTAATGCTCTTGTAGAAAAAGCTAAAGCGTTAAAAGCCGAGAAAGTATTCCTGGAAACAAACTCTATATTGGTTCCTGCCATAAAGTTATACGAAAAACTAGGGTTTAAACATACTGAAATTACCAATCCGGGCTATGATCGTGTAGATGTACAGATGGAGCTTGATCTTAAGTCATAG